In Streptomyces sp. NBC_00878, a single window of DNA contains:
- the rpsM gene encoding 30S ribosomal protein S13: MARVSGVDIPREKRVEVALTYVFGIGRTLSQKTLADTGVNPNTRVRDLSEEELVRIREYVDANFKTEGDLRREVQADIRRKVEIGCYQGLRHRRGLPVHGQRTSTNARTRKGPRRAIAGKKKPGKK, from the coding sequence ATGGCACGCGTTTCCGGTGTTGACATCCCGCGCGAAAAGCGCGTGGAGGTTGCCCTCACCTACGTGTTCGGCATCGGCCGGACCCTCTCGCAGAAGACGCTGGCTGACACCGGCGTCAACCCGAACACCCGCGTTCGTGACCTCTCCGAGGAGGAGCTGGTCAGGATCCGCGAGTACGTGGACGCCAACTTCAAGACCGAGGGTGACCTCCGTCGCGAGGTGCAGGCCGACATCCGCCGCAAGGTCGAGATCGGCTGCTACCAGGGTCTGCGTCACCGCCGCGGCCTGCCCGTTCACGGTCAGCGCACCAGCACGAACGCTCGTACCCGCAAGGGCCCGCGTCGCGCGATCGCCGGTAAGAAGAAGCCGGGCAAGAAGTAG
- the rpsK gene encoding 30S ribosomal protein S11 — MPPKGRQGAAKKVRRKEKKNVAHGHAHIKSTFNNTIVSITDPSGNVISWASAGHVGFKGSRKSTPFAAQMAAESAARRAQEHGMRKVDVFVKGPGSGRETAIRSLQATGLEVGSIQDVTPTPHNGCRPPKRRRV; from the coding sequence ATGCCCCCCAAGGGTCGTCAGGGCGCTGCCAAGAAGGTGCGCCGCAAGGAAAAGAAGAACGTCGCTCACGGCCACGCGCACATCAAGAGCACGTTCAACAACACCATCGTCTCGATCACGGACCCCTCGGGCAACGTGATCTCCTGGGCCTCCGCCGGCCACGTCGGCTTCAAGGGCTCGCGCAAGTCCACCCCCTTCGCCGCGCAGATGGCCGCCGAGTCGGCCGCCCGCCGCGCGCAGGAGCACGGCATGCGCAAGGTCGACGTCTTCGTGAAGGGTCCGGGTTCCGGTCGTGAGACCGCCATCCGTTCGCTTCAGGCGACCGGTCTCGAGGTCGGCTCGATCCAGGACGTCACGCCGACTCCGCACAACGGCTGCCGTCCGCCCAAGCGTCGTCGCGTCTGA